The following proteins come from a genomic window of Aquimarina sp. MAR_2010_214:
- a CDS encoding helix-turn-helix domain-containing protein: MVTFELMAIAEEYIRLIFGLKIKQIRTEKDLSLFGLSKLCGLSKSYLNEIEKGKKYPKTDKIIKLAETFDVPYDHLVSLKLDKNLAPIGEILQSGILDEIPLELFGIQQSDLIDIIANAPSKVNAFISTIIEIAQHYNMSREGFYLASLRSYQEAHNNFFKDLEDKAVRCANSYQLDLSGKITSADLEDILKEEYGYTINAAGIPKQEELDNLRSVFVPSTKTLLLSDRVDEAQKTFIYAKELGYQYLEIIERPYTFSWIKYDNFEEVLHNFYASYFAGALIIPRAHLKEHLKELFSMKKFSEKAFHKIMKLYNASPESFYQRLTNVLPKDFGMQNVFFLRFTHKLGAEKFNLVKELHITHQQQPHANEVNEHYCRRWMAVKILQHTATKDLEYAFNIQISDYVDTDQQYLVFTSATKDPFKKDYYRSIGIGFLKSSTLEKKINFVNDTKILKEKVGVTCESCSLVDCEVRMAPPKQLLAKEKHKKTAELVEGIMKQYS, encoded by the coding sequence ATGGTTACTTTTGAACTTATGGCAATAGCAGAAGAATATATTAGGTTGATTTTTGGACTGAAAATCAAGCAGATACGGACAGAGAAGGATCTATCTCTTTTTGGATTATCAAAGTTATGCGGACTTTCTAAATCGTATTTAAACGAAATAGAAAAAGGAAAAAAGTACCCTAAAACAGATAAAATCATCAAACTTGCTGAGACATTTGATGTTCCTTATGATCATTTAGTTTCTCTAAAATTAGATAAAAACCTGGCTCCGATAGGTGAAATTTTACAATCTGGAATCCTTGATGAGATTCCGTTAGAATTATTCGGGATACAGCAAAGTGATTTAATTGATATCATAGCCAATGCACCATCAAAAGTTAATGCATTTATAAGTACGATTATTGAGATTGCACAGCATTATAATATGAGTAGGGAAGGTTTTTATTTAGCTTCATTGCGATCTTATCAAGAAGCGCATAATAACTTTTTTAAGGATCTTGAAGATAAAGCTGTACGATGTGCAAACTCATATCAGTTGGATTTAAGCGGAAAAATTACTTCGGCTGATTTAGAAGATATTCTTAAAGAAGAATACGGATATACGATTAATGCTGCCGGGATTCCTAAACAAGAAGAATTGGATAACCTGAGATCGGTATTTGTGCCCTCTACAAAAACACTTCTGTTGTCAGATCGAGTAGATGAGGCTCAAAAAACTTTTATTTATGCTAAGGAATTGGGATATCAATATCTGGAAATTATTGAAAGGCCTTATACCTTTTCGTGGATAAAGTATGATAATTTTGAAGAAGTACTGCATAATTTTTATGCATCGTACTTTGCTGGTGCCTTAATTATTCCCAGAGCTCATTTGAAAGAGCATCTTAAAGAGTTGTTTTCAATGAAAAAATTCTCTGAGAAAGCTTTTCATAAGATTATGAAATTGTATAACGCTTCTCCAGAATCTTTTTATCAACGTCTCACTAATGTATTGCCAAAAGATTTTGGTATGCAAAATGTATTCTTTCTTCGGTTTACTCATAAATTAGGGGCAGAGAAGTTTAATTTGGTTAAAGAACTGCATATTACACACCAGCAGCAACCTCATGCTAATGAGGTGAATGAGCATTACTGTAGACGGTGGATGGCTGTAAAGATTTTACAGCATACGGCAACTAAAGATTTGGAGTATGCATTTAATATTCAAATCTCTGATTATGTAGATACAGATCAGCAATACTTGGTGTTTACTTCGGCGACAAAAGATCCTTTTAAAAAAGACTATTACCGTAGTATTGGAATTGGATTTTTGAAGTCCTCTACTCTAGAGAAAAAAATCAACTTTGTTAATGATACAAAAATATTAAAGGAAAAAGTAGGAGTCACTTGTGAATCGTGTTCACTAGTAGATTGTGAAGTTAGGATGGCTCCTCCAAAGCAATTATTAGCTAAGGAGAAACATAAAAAAACGGCAGAGTTGGTAGAGGGTATCATGAAACAATATTCTTAG
- a CDS encoding formimidoylglutamase codes for MSFEFLIPVSDLVAAHTKLLSEQALGNQIKIHTTADGVPDLEKIDVAILGIRENRNDINFLGESLSFDTIRKSLYELYPGNWSTNIVDLGDVAPGNEVSDTYYLVQEILSALLVKNIIPIIIGGSQDLVYAQYRSFDILERMVNLVNVDSKFDLGNSSKPITNTSFVGKIIVEQPYNLFNYSNIGYQTYFNAQEEIDLIEKLYFDAYRLGEVISDVTIVEPIMRDADIVSVDLGVVNSTSLSGFTASPNGFDGREICAISRYAGISDKVKSFGIYEFKNFKNEETTSLLIAQMIWYFVEGINYRSNEVNIKNLKSTLHYNVPIEDEILSFYKSVMTGRWWIEIPFISSGNNKLKRHTLLPCTYSDYERACNQEIPERWYKAKQKNEV; via the coding sequence ATGTCTTTCGAATTTCTTATACCAGTTAGTGATTTAGTTGCCGCCCATACTAAGTTGCTTTCTGAACAGGCATTAGGAAATCAAATTAAAATTCATACGACAGCTGATGGAGTGCCAGATCTGGAAAAAATAGATGTTGCTATTCTCGGTATTCGGGAAAATAGAAATGACATCAATTTTTTAGGAGAAAGCTTGAGTTTTGATACTATTCGTAAATCATTATACGAGCTTTATCCCGGAAACTGGAGTACTAATATAGTAGATCTAGGAGATGTTGCTCCGGGGAATGAAGTTAGTGATACGTATTATTTGGTACAGGAGATTCTGTCTGCGTTATTGGTAAAAAATATTATTCCAATCATTATAGGAGGTAGTCAAGATTTAGTTTATGCACAATACAGATCATTTGACATTTTAGAGCGAATGGTAAATTTGGTTAATGTGGATAGTAAATTTGATTTAGGGAATTCTTCTAAGCCTATAACGAATACTTCATTTGTTGGTAAAATTATTGTAGAACAACCTTATAATTTGTTTAACTATAGTAATATAGGATATCAAACATATTTTAATGCTCAAGAAGAAATAGATCTGATAGAGAAATTATATTTTGATGCGTATCGTTTGGGAGAAGTTATTTCAGATGTGACTATTGTAGAGCCAATTATGCGAGATGCTGATATTGTTTCTGTGGATTTGGGAGTTGTGAATTCTACAAGTTTAAGCGGATTTACTGCTTCTCCCAATGGTTTTGATGGTCGTGAAATTTGCGCAATTTCTAGATATGCAGGGATTAGTGATAAGGTAAAAAGTTTTGGAATTTATGAATTTAAAAATTTCAAAAATGAAGAAACTACATCCTTGTTGATTGCTCAGATGATATGGTATTTTGTAGAAGGAATCAATTACAGGTCTAACGAAGTTAATATTAAAAATTTAAAAAGTACACTACATTATAATGTGCCGATAGAAGACGAAATTTTGTCTTTTTATAAAAGCGTTATGACCGGAAGATGGTGGATAGAAATACCATTTATTTCGTCTGGTAATAATAAATTGAAAAGACATACGTTAT
- a CDS encoding sigma-54-dependent Fis family transcriptional regulator yields the protein MESIQAIKQRFGIIGNDPKLNRAVEKAIQVAPTDISVLVTGESGVGKESVPKIIHSLSHRKHGKYIAVNCGAIPEGTIDSELFGHEKGAFTGATQTRNGYFEVADGGTIFLDEVGELPLTTQVRLLRVLENGEFIKVGSSKVQKTDVRIVAATNVNMFEAIKKGKFREDLYYRLSTVEILLPPLRNRKEDIHLLFRKFASDFATKYKMPTIRLSEDAVILLEKHRWSGNIRQLRNIAEQISVLEQNRTITGATLHAYLPNIGSNLPAVISADKKESDFSNEREILYKVLFDMKSDLNDLKKLTMELMQSGNTQQVQKDNEGLIQKIYQEKEKETHFEEPERPATTPEVLEIPSQIATQRQEDDKYHFAEEIEEEETLSLHDKELELIKKSLERHRGKRKAAAEELGISERTLYRKIKQYDL from the coding sequence ATGGAATCAATTCAAGCCATAAAACAACGATTCGGAATCATAGGAAACGACCCTAAGTTAAACCGTGCCGTAGAAAAAGCGATCCAGGTAGCCCCCACCGACATTTCGGTTTTAGTGACCGGAGAAAGCGGTGTAGGTAAAGAAAGTGTTCCTAAAATCATACACTCTCTATCTCATCGTAAACATGGTAAATACATTGCTGTAAACTGTGGAGCAATACCAGAAGGCACAATAGACAGTGAACTTTTTGGTCATGAAAAAGGAGCTTTTACAGGAGCCACGCAAACTCGAAATGGTTATTTTGAAGTAGCCGATGGCGGAACTATATTTCTAGACGAAGTAGGAGAATTGCCTCTTACTACACAAGTACGTTTATTAAGAGTATTAGAGAATGGTGAATTTATTAAAGTAGGGTCTTCAAAAGTTCAAAAAACAGATGTTCGTATTGTAGCGGCTACCAACGTTAATATGTTTGAAGCCATTAAAAAAGGTAAGTTTAGAGAAGATCTCTACTATCGTCTTAGTACAGTAGAAATCCTTTTACCTCCACTAAGAAATCGCAAAGAAGACATTCATTTACTATTTAGAAAATTTGCTTCTGACTTTGCTACCAAATATAAGATGCCAACAATTCGTCTAAGTGAAGATGCGGTTATCCTGCTAGAAAAACATCGCTGGAGTGGTAATATCAGACAACTGCGCAACATTGCAGAGCAAATTTCAGTCCTTGAACAAAACAGAACAATAACAGGAGCTACCTTACATGCCTATTTACCAAATATCGGAAGTAATTTACCCGCAGTAATTTCTGCAGATAAAAAAGAAAGTGATTTCAGTAACGAAAGAGAGATATTGTACAAAGTACTTTTTGACATGAAAAGTGATCTTAATGATCTAAAAAAACTGACCATGGAACTAATGCAAAGTGGCAATACGCAACAAGTACAAAAAGATAATGAAGGGTTAATTCAAAAAATTTACCAAGAGAAGGAAAAAGAAACACATTTTGAAGAACCCGAAAGACCAGCAACAACTCCTGAAGTGCTTGAAATACCATCTCAAATTGCAACCCAGCGACAAGAAGATGACAAATATCATTTTGCCGAAGAAATTGAAGAAGAAGAAACATTATCATTGCATGATAAAGAACTTGAATTGATTAAAAAGTCTTTAGAACGTCATAGAGGTAAACGTAAAGCAGCGGCAGAAGAATTAGGAATCAGTGAACGCACCTTGTATAGAAAAATAAAACAATACGATTTATAA
- the groL gene encoding chaperonin GroEL (60 kDa chaperone family; promotes refolding of misfolded polypeptides especially under stressful conditions; forms two stacked rings of heptamers to form a barrel-shaped 14mer; ends can be capped by GroES; misfolded proteins enter the barrel where they are refolded when GroES binds) produces the protein MAKDIKFDIEARDGIKRGVDALANAVKVTLGPKGRNVIISKSFGAPTVTKDGVSVAKEVELEDALENMGAQMVKEVASKTNDLAGDGTTTATVLAQAIVKEGLKNVAAGANPMDLKRGIDKAVKAITEDLSKQTKEVGDSSDKIKQVAAISANNDETIGDLIAKAFEKVGKEGVITVEEAKGTDTTVDIVEGMQFDRGYLSPYFVTNSEKMTADLETPYILLYDKKISAMKDLLPVLEPVAQTGKPLLIIAEDVDGEALATLVVNKLRGALKIAAVKAPGFGDRRKAMLEDIAILTGGTVISEERGFTLENTTIEHLGTAEKVAIDKDNTTVVNGAGGEDLIKNRVNQIKAQIETTTSDYDKEKLQERLAKLAGGVAVLYVGAASEVEMKEKKDRVDDALHATRAAVEEGIVAGGGVALVRAKAVLDKVKTENADEATGVQIVNRAIESPLRTIVENAGGEGSVVISKVLEGKDNFGYDAKSEDYVDMLKAGIIDPKKVTRIALENAASVSGMILTTECALIDIKEDAPAGGGMPPMGGGMPGMM, from the coding sequence ATGGCAAAAGATATAAAATTTGACATAGAAGCACGTGACGGTATCAAACGTGGTGTAGATGCACTAGCAAATGCAGTAAAAGTAACTCTAGGACCTAAAGGTCGTAATGTAATTATCAGTAAATCTTTTGGAGCTCCTACAGTAACCAAAGATGGTGTTTCTGTAGCTAAAGAAGTTGAACTTGAAGATGCTCTTGAAAACATGGGAGCACAAATGGTAAAAGAAGTAGCTTCTAAAACTAATGACCTTGCAGGAGATGGTACTACTACGGCAACAGTATTAGCACAAGCTATCGTAAAAGAAGGGCTTAAAAATGTAGCAGCTGGCGCAAATCCAATGGATCTTAAACGCGGTATTGATAAAGCTGTAAAAGCGATCACAGAAGATCTTTCAAAACAAACAAAAGAAGTAGGTGACTCTTCTGATAAAATCAAGCAAGTAGCAGCTATTTCTGCTAACAATGATGAAACTATTGGAGATCTTATTGCCAAAGCTTTTGAGAAAGTTGGTAAAGAAGGAGTAATCACAGTAGAAGAAGCAAAAGGAACAGATACCACTGTAGATATCGTAGAAGGAATGCAATTTGATAGAGGATATCTTTCTCCATACTTTGTAACCAACAGCGAAAAAATGACAGCTGATCTGGAAACACCGTATATCTTACTTTATGACAAGAAGATTTCTGCTATGAAAGACCTTCTTCCTGTCTTAGAGCCTGTTGCTCAAACTGGAAAACCACTTTTGATCATCGCAGAAGATGTAGACGGAGAAGCATTAGCAACACTTGTAGTAAACAAACTACGTGGAGCACTTAAAATTGCAGCTGTAAAAGCTCCTGGTTTCGGAGACAGACGTAAAGCAATGCTAGAAGATATTGCTATCTTAACAGGAGGGACTGTAATTTCTGAAGAGCGTGGTTTTACATTAGAAAACACTACTATTGAACACTTAGGTACTGCTGAAAAAGTAGCTATCGACAAAGATAATACTACTGTAGTTAATGGTGCTGGTGGAGAAGATTTAATCAAAAACAGAGTAAATCAAATCAAAGCACAAATAGAAACTACTACTTCTGATTATGACAAAGAGAAGCTACAAGAGCGTTTAGCAAAGTTAGCTGGCGGTGTTGCTGTACTATATGTGGGTGCTGCTTCTGAAGTAGAGATGAAAGAAAAGAAAGATCGTGTAGATGATGCACTTCATGCTACTCGTGCTGCTGTAGAAGAAGGTATTGTTGCTGGTGGAGGTGTTGCCCTGGTAAGAGCTAAAGCTGTATTAGACAAAGTAAAAACCGAGAACGCTGACGAAGCTACTGGTGTACAAATCGTAAACCGTGCAATTGAATCACCACTTAGAACGATTGTAGAAAATGCAGGAGGCGAAGGATCTGTAGTAATCTCTAAAGTTCTTGAAGGTAAAGATAATTTTGGATATGATGCTAAGTCTGAAGATTATGTAGACATGCTTAAAGCAGGTATCATCGATCCTAAAAAAGTAACACGTATAGCTCTTGAAAATGCAGCTTCTGTATCTGGTATGATCCTTACTACAGAATGTGCACTAATAGACATTAAAGAGGATGCTCCTGCTGGAGGCGGAATGCCACCAATGGGCGGAGGTATGCCAGGAATGATGTAG
- the miaB gene encoding tRNA (N6-isopentenyl adenosine(37)-C2)-methylthiotransferase MiaB, giving the protein MEKIIDESIQGQSLALDQNKENKRKLFIESYGCQMNFSDSEIVASILAKEGFNTTQNLEDADLVLVNTCSIREKAEQTVRKRLEKYNAVKRINPRMKVGVLGCMAERLKSKFLEEEKIVDLVVGPDAYKDLPNLIEEVDAGRNAVNVVLSKEETYGDIAPVRLQSNGVSAFVSITRGCDNMCTFCVVPFTRGRERSRDPQSILKEIDDLVSQNFKEITLLGQNVDSYLWYGGGLKKDFGNASDFQKATAVDFAKLLDMTAEKYPKLRIRFSTSNPQDMTLDVIEIMAKHKNICKHIHLPIQSGSDRILKEMNRLHTRQEYMDLVDNIKKIIPDCAITQDMIIGFPTETEEDHQDTLSLLEYVKYEHGYMYAYSERPGTLAERKLEDDVPEDVKKRRLAEVIALQRTHCAYRHQSYIGQTFEVLIEKESKKSDQHWSGRTTKNIVAIFPKGEYKIGDFVMVRIDDCTSATLLGEAIGYSENN; this is encoded by the coding sequence ATGGAGAAGATTATTGACGAAAGTATACAGGGGCAGTCGCTTGCTCTTGATCAGAATAAAGAAAATAAACGCAAGCTTTTTATAGAAAGTTATGGTTGCCAAATGAATTTTAGCGATAGTGAAATTGTCGCTTCTATTCTGGCTAAAGAAGGTTTTAACACCACACAAAATCTTGAGGATGCTGATTTAGTATTAGTAAACACATGTTCTATTAGAGAAAAAGCCGAGCAAACAGTTAGAAAAAGACTAGAAAAATATAATGCAGTAAAAAGAATCAACCCAAGAATGAAAGTTGGAGTTCTTGGCTGTATGGCAGAGCGCCTAAAAAGTAAGTTCCTTGAAGAAGAAAAAATAGTTGATCTTGTTGTTGGGCCTGACGCATATAAAGATCTTCCTAATCTGATAGAAGAAGTAGATGCAGGACGCAATGCTGTGAATGTTGTCCTTTCTAAAGAAGAAACATATGGTGATATCGCACCTGTTCGTTTACAAAGTAATGGAGTATCTGCTTTTGTATCGATTACACGTGGTTGTGACAATATGTGCACATTTTGCGTAGTCCCTTTTACCAGAGGTAGAGAACGTAGTCGAGATCCTCAAAGTATCTTAAAAGAAATAGATGACTTGGTATCTCAAAATTTTAAAGAAATTACCTTATTAGGGCAAAATGTAGATAGTTATTTATGGTATGGTGGTGGCCTGAAAAAAGATTTTGGCAACGCTAGCGATTTTCAAAAAGCTACCGCAGTAGATTTTGCCAAACTGCTGGATATGACAGCAGAGAAATATCCAAAACTACGTATTCGTTTTTCTACATCTAATCCTCAGGATATGACATTAGATGTAATAGAGATTATGGCAAAACATAAAAATATTTGCAAGCACATCCATCTTCCCATACAAAGTGGAAGCGATCGTATTCTTAAGGAAATGAATCGCTTACACACTCGACAAGAGTATATGGATTTGGTTGATAATATTAAAAAAATAATCCCAGATTGCGCAATTACCCAAGATATGATTATCGGTTTCCCTACAGAAACAGAAGAGGATCATCAAGATACATTATCACTATTAGAATATGTAAAATATGAACATGGATATATGTATGCCTATTCTGAAAGACCAGGAACACTTGCTGAGCGTAAATTAGAAGATGATGTTCCCGAAGATGTAAAAAAACGAAGACTGGCAGAAGTCATCGCATTACAACGAACACACTGCGCCTATAGACATCAAAGTTATATTGGACAAACCTTTGAAGTATTAATTGAAAAAGAGTCCAAAAAATCAGATCAACATTGGAGCGGGAGAACTACAAAAAATATTGTAGCAATATTCCCAAAAGGAGAATATAAAATTGGTGATTTTGTAATGGTTCGTATAGATGATTGTACCAGTGCAACTTTACTTGGTGAAGCGATTGGATATTCTGAGAATAATTAA
- the groES gene encoding co-chaperone GroES, which produces MGVNIKPLSDRVVVEPLPAETQTASGLFIPDSAQEKQQKGKVAAVGGGKKDHDMTVKVGDTVLYGKYAGTELKLDGKDYLIMREDDILAIV; this is translated from the coding sequence ATGGGAGTAAACATCAAACCTCTTTCAGACCGCGTGGTTGTAGAGCCACTTCCTGCAGAGACGCAAACAGCATCAGGATTATTTATTCCTGACTCAGCTCAGGAAAAACAACAAAAAGGTAAAGTAGCTGCTGTAGGTGGCGGTAAAAAAGATCACGATATGACTGTTAAAGTTGGTGATACTGTACTTTACGGTAAATACGCTGGTACCGAATTAAAATTAGATGGAAAGGATTATTTAATCATGCGTGAGGATGATATCCTTGCTATCGTATAA
- a CDS encoding LptE family protein — protein sequence MKTVRYIAAILIAMVLFQGCGAYSFTGTNISPDTKTFQVNFFQNQSPRIFPGADQTFTNQLQDLILNQTNLSLSTSGGDIIYEGEIVQDYVSPNTATSNITAAQNRLTIAVNMRFYDTKDPTQDLEQRFSFFFDYPASSSENTIRDQALDVIFERITQDMFNATLARW from the coding sequence ATGAAAACAGTAAGATATATAGCAGCGATACTAATTGCAATGGTCTTGTTTCAGGGATGTGGAGCATATTCTTTTACGGGAACAAATATTTCTCCCGACACAAAAACATTTCAAGTTAATTTCTTCCAAAATCAATCCCCAAGAATTTTTCCTGGAGCTGATCAAACCTTTACCAATCAACTACAAGATCTAATCCTTAATCAAACTAATCTTAGTTTATCCACTTCTGGAGGAGATATCATATACGAAGGAGAAATCGTACAGGATTATGTTTCGCCAAATACAGCAACATCAAATATAACAGCTGCTCAAAACCGATTAACTATTGCAGTAAACATGAGGTTTTATGACACAAAAGACCCTACTCAAGATCTGGAACAACGTTTTTCTTTTTTCTTTGATTACCCCGCTTCTTCATCAGAAAACACAATAAGAGATCAGGCCTTGGACGTAATTTTTGAAAGAATCACACAAGATATGTTTAACGCCACACTTGCCAGGTGGTAA
- the secG gene encoding preprotein translocase subunit SecG, whose product MTTFSIFLILIVIVSFLLVIVIMVQNPKGGGLSSSFGGGGTQQLGGVKKTTDFLDKSTWTLATLLLVLILLSNIDLMGGSSIPESKVNTEDVQIETPVTPPATEKDDKQ is encoded by the coding sequence ATGACAACGTTTTCAATATTCTTAATCCTAATCGTTATCGTATCTTTTTTACTGGTAATAGTAATTATGGTACAGAACCCTAAAGGAGGTGGATTATCTTCTTCTTTTGGTGGTGGCGGAACACAACAACTTGGTGGTGTAAAAAAGACTACAGACTTTTTAGACAAAAGTACCTGGACTTTAGCTACGCTATTATTGGTATTAATCCTACTATCTAATATAGATTTAATGGGCGGAAGTTCTATTCCTGAATCAAAAGTTAACACCGAAGATGTTCAGATAGAAACTCCTGTAACTCCTCCAGCAACAGAAAAAGATGACAAACAATAA
- the topA gene encoding type I DNA topoisomerase produces MAKNLVIVESPAKAKTIEKFLGKDYTVASSFGHIADLPSKELGVDVEGDFKPKYIVSKDKKDVVKKLKNLSKNADMVWLASDEDREGEAIAWHLAETLKLDKDRTRRIVFHEITKNAILKAIENPRSIDYNLVNAQQARRVLDRLVGYELSPVLWRKVKGGLSAGRVQSVSVRLIVERERDILGFKPEASYRIDAEFSNQAGKSFKAKLPKNFKTKEEAEAFLQKNLGASFKVADLSTKPAKKSPAPPFTTSTLQQEASRKLYFSVSKTMTMAQRLYEAGLITYMRTDSVNLSTEAQNGAKAEIDSAYGNEYSNPRQYKGKSKGAQEAHEAIRPTDFSRHSVNVDYDQQRLYELIWKRAIASQMSDARLERTNVRIEANTHKEQFAANGEVIKFEGFLKVYLEGNDDEDEEQEGILPAMKVQESLFNNYISATERFTRAPGRYTEASLVKKLEELGIGRPSTYAPTISTIQNRNYVEKGSKEGEVRDYIQMILSGDAVNEKKLSEKVGSDKGKLIPTDVGMVVNDFLVNHFASILDYNFTAKVEQDFDEIAEGQEDWTHVMKEFYQEFHPRVEDVSQNAEREVGERILGEDPATGKVVSVRLGKFGPMVQIGTADDEDKPRFASLAPGQTLSSVTFEEAMDLFQLPKELGEYKGETIVVNNGRFGPYVRFGEKFVSLEKGEDPLSTSLDRAIELIDAKEKADAPIYTYENLPVQKGKGRFGPFIKWNGMFINVNKKYDFDNLSDNDIVTLIEEKKQKEIDKVIHNWEEEGIRVEKARWGRSNIIKGKVKIELPKTVDASKLTLDKVKDLIEKNAPKKKTAAKKKTTKKTTKKK; encoded by the coding sequence ATGGCTAAGAATTTAGTGATTGTGGAGTCGCCTGCTAAGGCCAAAACAATAGAAAAGTTTCTTGGGAAAGATTATACAGTTGCATCCAGTTTTGGGCATATTGCAGATTTACCTTCCAAAGAATTAGGGGTTGATGTTGAAGGGGATTTTAAACCCAAATATATCGTCTCCAAAGATAAGAAGGATGTCGTAAAAAAGCTGAAGAATCTTTCTAAGAATGCTGATATGGTATGGTTGGCAAGTGATGAGGATCGAGAAGGAGAAGCCATTGCATGGCACCTTGCAGAGACGCTTAAATTAGATAAAGACAGGACACGTCGTATCGTTTTTCATGAGATTACTAAAAATGCTATTCTTAAAGCAATAGAAAACCCTCGCTCTATCGATTATAATCTTGTAAATGCGCAACAAGCTAGGCGTGTTTTGGATCGTTTGGTAGGGTATGAGCTTTCTCCGGTATTATGGAGAAAGGTAAAAGGAGGATTATCTGCAGGAAGAGTGCAATCAGTTTCAGTGCGATTGATAGTAGAGCGTGAACGTGATATTTTAGGTTTTAAACCAGAAGCATCCTATAGAATTGATGCAGAGTTTTCTAATCAAGCTGGCAAATCTTTTAAGGCTAAGCTTCCTAAGAATTTTAAAACAAAAGAAGAGGCTGAAGCATTTTTACAAAAAAACCTAGGGGCATCGTTTAAGGTAGCTGATCTTTCTACAAAACCAGCAAAAAAATCACCAGCTCCGCCATTTACAACATCAACTTTGCAGCAAGAGGCTTCGAGGAAGTTGTACTTCTCTGTGAGTAAGACAATGACGATGGCGCAACGATTATATGAAGCGGGTTTAATCACATATATGAGAACAGATAGTGTTAATCTATCTACAGAAGCTCAAAATGGAGCAAAGGCAGAAATTGATTCGGCCTATGGTAATGAGTATAGTAATCCTAGACAATATAAAGGAAAATCAAAAGGAGCACAAGAAGCTCACGAAGCGATACGTCCTACAGATTTTTCAAGACATAGTGTAAATGTAGATTACGATCAACAACGTTTATACGAATTGATCTGGAAACGAGCTATTGCTTCGCAAATGAGTGATGCTAGATTAGAAAGAACTAATGTGAGGATTGAAGCTAATACACATAAAGAACAATTTGCTGCCAATGGTGAGGTTATAAAGTTTGAAGGTTTCCTAAAGGTGTATTTAGAAGGTAACGATGATGAGGATGAAGAGCAAGAAGGAATCCTTCCTGCAATGAAAGTGCAAGAAAGCCTGTTTAATAATTACATTTCAGCAACAGAAAGATTTACAAGAGCGCCAGGTCGATATACAGAAGCCTCACTGGTTAAAAAATTAGAAGAGCTAGGTATAGGAAGACCGTCAACATATGCACCTACGATTTCTACTATTCAAAATAGGAATTATGTAGAAAAAGGATCTAAAGAAGGAGAGGTTCGTGATTATATTCAAATGATTCTATCGGGAGATGCTGTGAATGAGAAAAAATTATCTGAGAAAGTAGGTAGTGATAAAGGGAAATTAATTCCAACCGATGTTGGGATGGTGGTAAATGACTTTTTGGTAAATCATTTTGCTTCGATTCTTGATTATAATTTTACGGCAAAAGTAGAACAGGATTTTGATGAAATAGCAGAGGGGCAAGAAGATTGGACTCATGTGATGAAGGAATTTTATCAAGAATTTCATCCTAGAGTAGAGGATGTGTCACAGAATGCAGAGCGCGAAGTAGGAGAACGTATTCTTGGAGAAGATCCAGCTACGGGCAAAGTGGTTAGTGTGCGATTAGGTAAATTTGGACCAATGGTTCAGATTGGTACTGCCGATGATGAGGATAAACCAAGATTTGCTAGTTTGGCACCAGGCCAAACATTAAGTAGTGTTACTTTTGAAGAAGCAATGGATCTGTTTCAGTTGCCAAAAGAACTTGGTGAATATAAAGGAGAAACTATTGTGGTTAATAATGGTCGTTTTGGACCTTATGTGCGTTTTGGTGAAAAATTTGTTTCCTTAGAAAAAGGAGAAGACCCGTTAAGTACTTCTTTGGATAGAGCTATTGAGTTAATCGATGCTAAAGAAAAAGCTGATGCTCCTATTTATACTTATGAGAATCTTCCTGTTCAAAAAGGTAAAGGTCGATTTGGTCCTTTTATTAAATGGAACGGAATGTTTATCAATGTAAATAAGAAATATGATTTTGATAATTTATCTGATAACGATATCGTAACTCTTATTGAAGAAAAGAAACAAAAAGAAATTGATAAGGTAATTCATAATTGGGAAGAAGAAGGAATTCGAGTTGAAAAAGCTAGATGGGGTCGCAGTAATATTATAAAAGGTAAAGTTAAAATCGAACTACCTAAGACTGTTGATGCTTCAAAGTTAACGCTGGATAAAGTAAAAGATCTGATAGAGAAAAATGCTCCCAAGAAAAAAACTGCAGCAAAAAAGAAAACTACAAAAAAGACCACTAAAAAGAAATAA